TCACAAAGTCTAAGTTATGTTTTTGGGAAGGCTGGCCTGGAAGAACATATAATAGAGCTAGGCATTTGGTTCATGTATCTTCCAATTCCAGGTCCGTATAGTATGAGTCGTGCAAGCCAGGTAACTGCCCTTACCCTGTTGATTTGTATTGTAATAATTTCTAAATTGCTTCATGCTTGGAGAActagactttttaaaaaatttaagttcCTCTCTTCGCTTCTCCTGATATCATGAACATGGTTCATTGAATTGTATATTTCATATATAGATCTTAgatgttcctttttttttatgagcagattgcttcaatttttaataaacggcaaaaggggatgcaacagaTTAATTGCTTCAATTTATATATAACATATGATATATGCATTAATAGAGGCCGGGTTTTTAGACAATACTACTTCACCCAATCTTGTTATGAATGTAATTAGGTTTTATTCCAACCCATGGCTTTGAAATTACGGTTGAACAAATCATCTTAACATATATTATATAGTACCTCATTATTAATCATCAACTAAACCCCATATCATAAACCCTAAACATGAAGAAAGATGTTTCCCATAAGCATAATAGCTAGTCATAATCAACTCAAATACGCTCAAATAAGTAATCAAAGctcattcatcatcatcaaattaGTATTTATAAGAATTATGGCGTCCTAACTACCGCTTATAACAGTGTCAAATTCACGTCGGTTGTTAAACTATCAATGTCGATCTTTTATGCAAGTAAATCGTTggctttaatttattttgatgcTACAGTAGTATCGACCACATAAACTGACGTCAAAACATTAGTTTTAAGTCATTTAACGTGAATaccaataataattttaatgtaGGTACGTAGGTACGCTTTTTCCTCATTAGTATCAACTAAATGAACGTTTTTCTTCTTGTAATTACACTTAACTACCATCAAAATACACACTAATAAGTTTTTTCTATATCTGAGTTCTCTACACAAACGTcaagaattttttaaaaaaaaatacccaaAAAAAAGTCTCTTCCTTCTAAAAGAGGAAAAATATGTCAGAATGGTTTGACAaacacaagaaaaaaaaaagaaaaaaaaaagacaatcaAAAAGCAAAGCAAACATGCAAGTTTCAATTTATTATAACGTGCATATATAATATTCATTGAGCGATGACCAATTCTCATCAAGTTCATACGAGAATCGACAGACAGGTATAGATGTTTGTCGTATGGTACGTGGTGCATGTACTGCATTACAAATGCTGGTTGGTGATTCGATCTTATTGGGTTTGGTTGCATTGCATGTATCAAGTATATAtgttctcttctcttctcaaaTCTTGTGGCAAATCCTCTAATTTGCTGTGTCGTACGTACACATGCAGCAGTATAACAAACACTACTTGGTACCTTCTACGAAGGATCCTCCTGAGCATGAGAACGTGTCATGCGCGTCCTAGTTTCACTTTCAATGATACTTCCAACCGACATGAATCCCAAGTCAACCTCAAGTATAAACCCACAACAACTATATATAAttcacatttttattatttttatcctTGTACACTGAACTCGTGCATGTATGATTTTATAGGTAGCAATAATAATCGCAGAAAATAAAGATGAAATTCAATCATTGTCcgattaatttaattattatatacaGAGATCAGTTGCTGGGTGTGTGAttggaagaagatgaggaaggagAGGAGTTTTCTGGGTTAAATGGTTAATTAATGTAATCAATCTAATTAAacaatatttaattatattttattaataaaaaatgaaatgaggCTTTTGGTTTTAGTTTTTCAGTTTCTCACATCATCATTTTGTAACGGATGACGACAAAGACTTACCCtccatattatttttaaaataagggtgtattcttaataaaaaaaattagaggagCCTTAACCAAAAGAGCTTGATTTTacagggaccaaaaacatatttaaggctaaaatatATTGACATTGTTAATATATATTTGTTAACGAGTTACAAGTCCAGGCGGATTCGGGATGCAACATCGGATTTGAAAAGGTCAAATAGACACACAACCAAGGACCACCACCATCTGATGACGTCTTTGGTTATGAATTATATGGGTCTCAAACAGACTAGACGGATTGGGGCGGATAAGGGTCAAGATGGAATACAACTAAAGAGTGTtagaataataatataaaattatttatgtggcatttacccaatagcttaaacTTTGGGGATAATTGGTTATTTGACAATGTATTAGAGCCTTTAATTATGACCAAGCGGTCTAGAGTATGATCTTTGCCGCCCCCAATTCTTTTAATAAATAGTTGAATTTAAGCACAAGAAGAAAATCATTTATTTTGTTGAAGCTTAAAGGACTCTTGCGTGAGTGGGACTATTGCAACAAGGAGAAGAGGGGagaagtggtggtggcggcggctcATGGGGTCTGTTGCTAGGGCACAAAGAGAGGAGAATTGGTGGTTGTTGCGACGCTTAGGGTGCATGGTGGAGGAGAAGTGACAGCTAGGGTTTGTAATGAGAGGCTGGAGGCTAAGGTAAGTGGAATAGTGAGAGTATTTATAACTATGGTTGTTGGACttacaattttattttaaaagatttggtTCGATTGGTTCCATCGGACTGAAGTCCTAACAGAAATCTGGTTTTCTTCACCCATCAAACCCGTATTACATCCTGACCGGTCCGATTTCACAAAAAATGGGCTCCGTTTTTTCAAATATAGTTCAGTCCAGTTCAGACTGGACAACCCTACTTCCTATCAGTATTAAGAATTATTATTCCAAATCTTGAGAGATTTTTATCGGCAGCGTGAAGACGTCGATAAATTTTGATGTTACTAATAGTCAAGCCATCAGTAACATgctctcttttaaaaaaaaagtgtattaCTGACGATCAGGTAATCATTACTTGGGTGGGAAGTAGTTAATTCGTGGGTACTGACACATTACCAACAAATACGATTGTCAATAACTTAACTGTCTTTTCAAATATGAGCATTAGTTATTGATGGTGCAAACCTTTTGTAAGGCATCAGTATATTCAAATTATTCATGACCTCAGACGTCGGTAACCTCCCAATGGTCACATTGATGTGAACATTGGGTTGCCGGCAATTTGAccatcaataatttattttttaatagttaCTAACGACTTTGCGGACAATCAAGGTCGTCGATAACCTTTCAACGGCGACAACAATAAAATTTCCCGTTGGTTGTTGataattcaaaaaaattccCGATTAACAATGACTTTACTGACAATCAAGGTCGTTGATAACCTATAAATAGGCATCcggaaaaaaaattatccacGTCGCTTTCTTAATCTTTTTCTAAGGTTTAGAAAATTCACACCCAAATTTACCAAGTTATCCTTCTCCACTTATAACTTGAAACGGAAGAAGTATTTTTTCCTGTTTTATTCTACTCTTCTTATTATAGCACTAACTACATCAAGATGtaatttcaaaaagaaaaaactacATCAAGATGTTCTGTTTAATCTTATTCGTCTAACCTGTCTATAAAACACAAGACATAAAAAGAATCCAAAACTCTATAAACTTGCGTAAATAGTGTTGCTTAATTAAAAATGTGGATCTAAGACTAGCAACTCCCTCATTTTTCATAAGGTGGATCATTTATTAATTAAGGAGTAGATATAATATTCTGTCTTTTATTATTCAGTGGTCGGCAGCAAGGAACAAAGTCAGTGCTCGTCATGGCCCGGAATTATAAAATGGTCAGCTTCCACCATTGTTTGCTTCTTATAAATTAATAATGCAACGTTCACATTAGTTTTCTCCACAAGAAATTCATGTTAAATAAATATGCATGGACCTTGTGGTGCCTATCTCTCTCACCTAAAgcaataaacaaaaactcaatTCCAACTATTCTTTGACCCTAAAGAAAAAATCAACTATTCTAGTGCCACACTAGTTTCATGCTTTCCCTGATTCAATGTCAACAATTTGGGAAAGAAGAAATAGATGCATCAGGCGAAATAGTACTAAAGTTAAGGCTAACATGATATAATGTTTGAACGTAATATTTACATGTAAGAGGTGCTTATTTCATCAAGCAAGAAGATAACTGAATCTCAATTGGAAATTGAGCTTCATGACTAATGCACACAACAAAAATATATGGGCAGAAATCTAGTTTAAATAAAGCATTAACATCTAGCTTAACTGTGTTTGTTTCTCAATTACATGTGATATATACCGAAGTTTAGAAAACCCAACAAGAGACATGAGTTTCATCAATTAAAGAGGGAAATGAGATATACAAAGAGGCTCTCTCAACATGATGGAAAATGGTTGGTAAGTATATTTAGAAACCAATTCCACTTAGCACGTTTCACACTCATAACTAAAATATTGAGTAAAAACACAGTATTCTAGACAAAATGTGAAATGAGCTCATATGTTTTGTCTTCTTTtgtaaattaaaaactgaaaactcaTTTACTTTTATTCAAACAAAGTGTGAAATGAGCTCTATATATGTTGTCTTTtttgtaaatgaaaaaaaaaaactatttatttGTATTCAACGCCTACGCAAACATATACTTAGAAAGTCGAAATAATAAGAATTGAAGGAAAAGGGTAAAATATTGACATATATGATCATTTATGATGCGTGATTGAAAAGAGAGAGGAAATATAGTATATAGAAGATGAAAGTTTTGTTGAGTAGAAAATctgaattaaaatataaaaaaatcataatcatGTTTTTGTTATTGATTGCCCCGAAAAAATAAGAGACTAACGGACTACTGATTTAGGGAACGAGACCCTCATAGCATCCtaaaacattaattaatctCCTAGTACGTACTATCAGGAGGCTCATGCAACACATGGAgcccaaaaggaaaaaaaaaatgagcttCATTAACCACAAATCCACAATCTGATTAGCTTCCCAAAACATATGCTCAAAGCGCAACCTCCACTACCTACTCTTCTAATTCATACTACCATAGGGAGACTCCCACTACCTGGACTAGCCAACAAATTAATGCTTGTATTGGAGTCACTCTCAATGACCACACTCTTCATCCCAAGGCTCCACGCAATCTTTAATGTAGGTAGACAAGATACTCCAAAACTCTGCTAGAAGCactgaaattctggttctcgcacaggacagatgtcgaacgcgatgtcgaacgcgatgttgggacaatcggttcgacaattgcacaacagtacataaattaaatcaacgaaaaaaacacagggaattgttaagttaacccagttcggtgcaacatcacctacatctggaggataccaatccaggagtcaattcactatcaaataatagctctcaggtcacatgaaagtccctcctatacctaagtactcccccttagtatagagcctcttcaatgtctaccactattacataagtgaatctagcttagcccttctcttctaagctatgaggaaacttcccctaactcctaatgatcactgccacagtgaccgatcccttacaagagattgaaagatagatctcatgatcaaacaacaatttgaagagattacaactcaactaaacaaaccaactctaagccatatgattatcaatggaggcagtagagaggtgtacaaaataacagaacaaggactcacaaaacaaaaccctaaaaacccaatccttgggtgcccaaggcacactttgcaactagggttaagcctccttaaatagccgttcttctggtcttgatcttcaatgggcttgcacgaaaatagagtccataaaacagatctggaacaaatcttttaaaccagtaacaaatcttatcaaataagatttgaacaaaagataacaactttcacaatttaaaccaaatcaaatcctcttcaacagatttgattccactataatatattccagatagcatagagaagcttcttcaataaccctaacttgattatcacgaaatccatccaaagcttctagaaaaatcagccaaacacacagcagatccgcagggacaaatgtcacagcacgatgttacaacatctggtcccacatcttggcacacacatacattagctaaaatgcagacaacataaaaaaaggaacaacaatctccccctttgtcaaattttagctaatacaatccactaccaTAAGGCTCTTTAGAAATATTGCAGCTTGAAACATCAGATCAGAGCAAACAGAATATATCAAGGTAGCTTACACAAAAACATCTTCAACATAGCCATGATCAGCAGCTATGCACAAAAACCAATCTCAGAAAACACATACTAatactcccccttattagcagaatTTTGGCTAACACAACTTGTGAGCACAGGGGTGGAGAAAATATTCATCAACAACTATCAGTTGCACATCATAACATAAACAGCAGCGGATACCTCCTTCCTTGGCGTTGTCCATGAAACCAGAATATATTCCCTGGAACTCACCCAAAAagaatagggtgcctgctctgataccaattgaaattctggttctcgcacaggacagatgtcgaacgcgatgttgggacaatcggttcgacaattgcacaacagtacataaattaaatcaacgaaaaaaacacagggaattgttaacccagttcggtgcaacatcacctacatctggaggataccaatccaggagtcaattcactatcaaataatagctctcaggtcacatgaaagtccctcatatacctaagtactcccccttagtatagagcctcttcaatgtctaccactattacataagtgaatctagcttagcccttctcctctaagctatgaggaaacttcccctaactcctaatgatcactgccacagtgaccgatcccttacaagagattgaaagatagatctcatgatcaaacaacaatttgaagagattacaactcaactaaacaaaccaactctaagccatatgattatcaatggaggcagtagagaggtgtacaaaataacagaacaaggactcacaaaacaaaaccctaaaaacccaatccttgggtgccaaggcacactttgcaactagggttaagcctccttaaatagccgttcttctggtcttgatcttcaatgggcttgcacgaaaatagagtccataaaacagatctggaacaaatcttttaaaccagtaacaaatcttttcaaataagatttgaacaaaagataacaactttcacaatttaaaccaaatcaaatcctcttcaacagatttgattccactataatatattccagatagcatagagaagcttcttcaataaccctaacttgattatcacgaaatccatccaaagcttctagaaaaatcagccaaacacacagcagatccgcagggacaaatgtcacagcacgatgttacaacatctggtcccacatcttggcacacacatacattagctaaaatgcagacaacataaaaaaaggaacaacaatcacattcgacgaTCAGATCTTCCTACAAACCCCAACCAGTCAGTACCCTATAAGATCTCTACACACTCCTCCGCAAGCTGGTGCAACCGAATATTCCTGCACGATCTATCCACATTAAAAGTCACTTATCCTTCCTCCAGCTCCCTTCACCAAATCAGCTCTACCTCCCCGACGGATTGAGGTTGACCATTGAAGCTCAACAGTCCTAAAAGTCAATCCAACCCGAGCCAAGATTTGCAGGGTACTAAACTCCTCTTGTTAAAATACCACCTTGTTAAGTTCTTTCCAAATACTCCACAGAACGACAACAAAACGTCGTAATCCCCATTCTATCCAATATGCCAATCCTAACGTGAAGAAGCTAGCATAGTTCAACCCTCTAAGAAGCTGCAACCAAAGGGATTAATGAGATTGTAGTCGCAGAGCATGTGGAGTGTTGTTTCAGGTTCACGAAACAGGGACACATTTTCCTCCACTAGGTTTGACCTTATACGTCGTGAACTCATCATAATGTCGTTTTACATAATTCCCCATATGAAATACTTGACCTAGGGTAACCCATTCTAGTTCCAAATCTCAGTCCACAACCTATTACCATCATGATTACCATCTACAGTAAGCACCTCGTATGTAGACTAATAAGATAACTTCCCATTGCTTATCCAAGCCTAGACAATTGAATCATACCACGCTTCTGTTACAGGTCTAGGCATAGCCATTATTTCAACCACCACCTCACCTGGAAGCAACTCAAAGACATGATCAAAAGCCATACCTCTGTTCTCATTATAAACTTGGCTACAAGTAAGAACAAGATATGGTAATTAGGGAATAAGATTAGTGGCCACATCCTGAAGGATAACATTGGAGAACAACCATCTATCGAACTATAACATAACAATATTCTCGTCTCTGATCCTCCACCTTAACATGTTATACAAGTCCTTATCAACACAGCATATCCCACCCCACAACGAAGATATTTCCCCATAAGTCGCAAGAGTATGAACAGGCTCTCACCCCAACCCAACTTCATTAGCAACGCTCTATTAAACTCTTGCATCCTcttgaaccctaaacctctttCCCTCTTCATCTTACAAAGTTTATCCCAAGCCACCAAATGATATTGACTACCCTGAGAAGGGTGACCCTACACAAAATCTCTTTGGACTTTCTCTAACTTAGCATACGCACCATTGTAAGTAAAGCAATTTGCATACAGTAAGTTGGGAAAGTTCAACCACTTATTGCATCATGGTCACTACCTCCAAAATTCAACGAACTTGCCCGCCAATAACTCAACCTTTGTTGCTGCCAGTCTAGAAGAAGCTTATAAGTATGCTCTGTAACCCTACCATGAATCAAGGGTACCCCAAGATTCAACATAAGATTATTCCCCAACTGGCTAAATTGATGGGAAATTAGTCATCATCTTAGTCTACTTACTAACCTTTTGCGCCTAGATAGAAAAAAACTCACCAAGGCACTTATCTGATCCGTACACGCCTCACCAATCAAGAGAAACTTGTCCGACCATTACGAGCCAGCTTAATAGACTTCCAATCCTTTCGATCAACTTCTCTATTATTGTTATGTGACAACCGCTTCACGAACAAGACAAACAGATAAAGGGATAATCCCCTATCTAATACCCCGCTGCGGGAAAAAACCTCCATCCTCTCCCCATTGAACAACACTTGGAACGAAGCAGCAGAAATACACTGCTTAATAATATCACAAAATTGGTTTCCCAATCCCAAAACTCCTTCAGGGTATCTAGCACAAAGATCCAACTTTGTCTATCATAGGTCTTTCTCTAAGTCCACCTTGACACTTACCCAACACATGGAATGAAAGTGTAGAAGAGTAGGATTGAAGTAGCACTCCCAATGTAACAGAATTACAAGGTTGGAACTTGAGTAGGAGGTTCAAAATTATAGAGGCTAAAAACTCATTTCTTGCAagcacagcttaattaagctgtcAAATTCGCAAGACAGAAGCTTAACTAATGGTCAATGTCCAGCCATTTGAATAAGCTGTCAAAAATtcacaagaaagaagaaagctaaCTTGCCCTGACTGATAAAAATTTGAAAGAGAGATTCATTGCTTTCATGTGCCAATAAAGGAAAACTGTAGACTATCACAGATCCGATAACTTcagtcaaaaaaataaatgaattgcTAGATCAAAATGTATAGAGTAATTAAAGGCTTATTACATAAATATCATTctatgaaagaaaaaaactacATAATGTTACTTTGTTAACATCTCCCGCCACCTACTGGTGCAAAAATTCCCAATAAATATTGTCAGATCTCAGATCAGATGTATATACAGAAAAGAATCAGCTACTCTAAAATCAAGCACCTCCTTCTTCTCTTGTACTAATGAAACTTTAAATATAGTGCTCCAATTTGATGAGCATAACACTTGTATCATCCATAGAACCTCGCGAACAAGCCAAATCTACGAGCTTTTTACAGGCCAGCAATGATTGAGGTTTGTTGTTTCCTACGCAAAGAGGACGAGCAAGATCTACTGCTTCCTGATTACTAACCTGGAATAACAATGAGAAAGAGAAACTTATTCAGTGAATCTTTCAATGCTTGAGCAACAATATTCTGCAATTCTTCTCAAAAGGAAACTAGAAACATTGAATAGGTCTTATACCTTATCCCATAATCCATCTGAAGCTAATATTAACAAGTCATGTTCAGGTTCAattttgataactttggtttcAGGCTCTGCGGTCACCCATTGCTTCAGGTGTCGATCGCCTATGCTCCTAGACACAGCTAGAGATCCCTGGATCCGCCAAACACCGCGGCATAAATCAACATAGCCACCCTACAAGACAAATTACAATGCTTTAGAACCAAAAAACTCAACACCAAACATGCTGTTTAATAGAGAAATCACAAATCAGCACCATGGTTAGAATTCAGAAGCTTACCAGAGTCTCAATTCTTTCCCTTTCATCTTCCCTTGAAGGCCTGTGATCAGTTGTTAGGGCCTCAGCAACACCTCCTCTGCTAATGACAGCACGGCAATCACCGGCATTGGAGACAACAAGGTTACCATTCCTAATCAGTGCTGTTACACAGCAAGATCCACCATGGAGATCCTCTTTCAAGAAATCAGAATCTGTGTTGAGGTAGCCGCGCTTCACTGCCTCCTCTACATCAGCATCATCTCTCTTGATCACCTCATCCAAGACATTCTTTTCTAAGTTATTTGCAGCAAACTCTGCAGCTTTTGCACCTCCATGCCCATCAAATACGCCAAAAAAAGCCTGCCATGATCATAAAACAAGTTAACATGTTAGATTTTATTCAGCTCGCATCCAATCAGTCATTAAGCAAGAAAAGCTAGGGCATACTCAATAAACAACACATTCATAAAATCTTTTCCTAATTTCTCTGTTTCAACTCTCCATACATGTCAACTTcataatttcaaaataattattcAAACATACAATTAAAGGCTCTATTTTTCTCTTTACCCAAACTTGATAAGAAATTTTTAGAAGAACATACAGACAAATTCACAATTTTCATAGCATCTGAATTTTCAACCCAAAAGCAGCCTTTTCAAATTGTGTAAATCAATCAGAATTTTTCATAAGCATCCTGAAATCTCATGAAACCatctaggaaaaaaaaaactcaaaattccTCAAATTCTCAAAACAATTCAATTCAATCAGACCCAGACCCAGATCAAATTCAATTAGAAAGTATCAAACTTTCCACAACCCCAGATCAGATCCTAGAAATACACCATAACCACAACCCATCAATCATAaacaaactcaaacccaaaataTTAGATTCCCCCAAATTAGGGTAAAATTTTCTTACCAGTTTGTTTTCTCCGCGTAGATCATCCCCAGCGGTGTAACGATCCTCCATGTACTCCCTTCTTCCCCTCTTACAGTAAACAGAAAACCCATCCCCCTCAGCCTCAACATCATCACGCGCCACCGCAGACGGCGTCGGCGGAACCCCAAAGGTAAGAGAGCTTACAGGTATATCCAACCTCGTCggcctcttcctcttcaacACAGCCCCGTTCGGCGAAGTAGAGGAGGAGGGTCCAGAAGAAAAAGCAGTAGGTGGCTTCGGGAGACGGAGGCGAAACGGCGAAGA
This is a stretch of genomic DNA from Lotus japonicus ecotype B-129 chromosome 1, LjGifu_v1.2. It encodes these proteins:
- the LOC130733969 gene encoding probable protein phosphatase 2C 25, which produces MSCSVAVSNSPVFSPSSSLFSIISSSPESLSLTLSHLKPNASSTASSCASASASASSPSAAASSSPSSPFRLRLPKPPTAFSSGPSSSTSPNGAVLKRKRPTRLDIPVSSLTFGVPPTPSAVARDDVEAEGDGFSVYCKRGRREYMEDRYTAGDDLRGENKLAFFGVFDGHGGAKAAEFAANNLEKNVLDEVIKRDDADVEEAVKRGYLNTDSDFLKEDLHGGSCCVTALIRNGNLVVSNAGDCRAVISRGGVAEALTTDHRPSREDERERIETLGGYVDLCRGVWRIQGSLAVSRSIGDRHLKQWVTAEPETKVIKIEPEHDLLILASDGLWDKVSNQEAVDLARPLCVGNNKPQSLLACKKLVDLACSRGSMDDTSVMLIKLEHYI